In Euphorbia lathyris chromosome 2, ddEupLath1.1, whole genome shotgun sequence, the sequence ACCAAAAGGCCCACATTCACCAACATCTAAAGAACTAGTCCAATAGTACTCAGGCCCAACTGATCAAATCCATAACAACATGAAGGCAATTGAATCATTTAACCCTATAGTtcaatctctataaatagaaggGCCGGTCCTAGGCCTTGATTTTTGGGGCGCAGCCCAGGGCCCATGAATTCTAGGGGccccaaaatatttttttcaatttaatatatatatatataattattaaaaccTACCGTTGTGTGCGTCTTCTTTTTGCGATTTCTTTCCACCGACTGCGTTGCGTCTTCTTCTTCCTACCAATCGATGCGGAGAGAGCAAAAAAGGTTAGCTTTCTATGAATTTCCGAAACAATTGATTATTATTACTTTTCAGTTACttatattcaattttttttaatttatattcgTACATAAATTTCTTGATTCCTCCTGTTAGTACATGCCCAAATTTCTGTTAATTATACTATGAGATTTCACGTACGAATTATACTTGTTTGTTGCTTATCAAAGTATTGGGCTGAATCATAATTTGTTTAGAAGGCAGCTatgtgttaattaattgatgttttGTAATCTATTCTAAATGAATTGGAATTCGAATCAGAAATTAATAAATGACCTCAACAACTTCAGATAGTTGTTGATGGGTTCTAGAGAGATTCTGTAATGGTAGCACTAATATTTAGAtgttatttcatatttttgtttCTCCAAGACTTAGGTCGTCTGTGTTCATAAATTTGGTGCTTGGATAATGCAACATCTGCTTTTCCCTTTTGatttaagaaaaaatatttGTTGGTTGTGTTTAAATAAAAGTTACTGTCTCAAATTGGTTGTGGAAATTTCACTCTGACTTTTCTaggatatattttgatttttatcatttgatattgttttttttatatggtttgattttgatcttttgattttgctgttctatttttttagataagTTTGACGTTTTTATGTTACTGatattgtttatatttattaaaaaaattgaagagttcAGGCTGGAGCGAGCATCATCACTGAATACTGATTATCAAGttattaaagtttagaagaatcTGAGTGAACGTCTTATTATCAAGGTGTAACGACATAGAGACCATTCTTTAGTGGTTTAAGaacaattttgattttgtttagcATATTTTGAGGGTTGTTAGGGGGTGACAACCTAGTTGAGATGTCTGTCAACCTCTATTTCAACTTCTAAAGAAAATTCATTGTTAGAAATTTTGTATTAAAAGGTCCAATTTTATTCTTTCGCCCCGGTCCTGATAAATAGACATACTACAATATTGATTAAGAATCGaaacttcctctctctagaactCTTAATATCCACTCGCTTTACCTCTTtactgtttaatatttgatCGTCGGAGTGCCAACAAAAATCCATCTCGACGCACCATAAAGGTTGTCTAACCTGAAATCCCCATCCTTCTTAATACTTAGAGACAAATTTTATAAAGAGACAAATTTGGACTGCATCCTTATTAGGTTCTGCCTATTAACTATATGTTGGAGAAATGGCTTGTTAAGGTcccgtttgtttgggggaaaatattgtgttctggaaaattttatgcagggaaaatattgtgcaggaaaataaaatattttcctgtgtttggcaacaacactggaaaatattttcacgtttttgtgtttttcacgttttcatgttttgtttgcatttttcgtcctttcatgtttatcgcgtttttcacGTATTATCAcgttttgtgttttagcatttttcgcgtttttgtgtttttcgtatttttttacgtttttgtgttttttgtatttttcatgtttttgtatatttcgcgtttttttctctttttcgtgttcatgttttgtgctttttcaagtgtttgctttttttgcgtttttgtatttttcgcatttgttcaccttttcatgttttttgcggggttttttttgtcatattctcgtgttttgtaacgttttcgtattatttatatttttcgtgtttcatatttttacattttttaacgttttctcaatttttcTCTGAACACgtatgttttggggaaaatgttttacccttttgaaaagagtaaaacattttcccttatttctttcttgcttttccattgacttgccacttatttttctttgacttattttcctgTCCAAACAAACACTGGAAAATTAGGAGAATATTTTCATAcagaatattttcccccaaacaaacgggACCCTaaagaatgttttttttttttttttatggtaacTTAAAGTGTGTTTTTAACTTTGTCTTACATTGTGTATAATTGTAAACATATAAATGTTATTGGTGGAaaagattttggaaaataaagtGTACGCGTGTCTAGCCCCTCTATGCTAGATTTGTATGTGGTGGAAAATTTAAAGCCTTTCTGGGAGTTTTTCCTTCTCTGATTTCCAATCTTTATAATTCGGTTTCATTCCTGACCATTTAGGTTTGAattaaaggtaaaaaaaaaacctctaaAATTAGTAGACAAATTTAAGTACCAATTCAAATTTTTAATACTGGAACTGATTGTATTTAAATTTGTGAAATTTTTACCAATTTTTAAAATTAGGTTTATacttaaattttgatttgattttaaacTTATTATACTGTTAATTTCAAGAATCATTTTAACCCTTAATTCATTTAAaaaggtgtttggttgctcgTTTTTATGCtcatttttgtcttttcactttaaaatgaagAGTTTTAACTTTTAAGTGTTTTATTTGTGatcttttgttttcattttataCCTGAAAAGTAGGAATtgctgctttttggaaaaacaaatttttttcaACGGCAAAcgcaaaccgtaacaacaaacagcaaaataTAAGTAAAATAAACGGATCCTAAATTTGATTGAGTGCATGAAATTGAAAACTTATTATTATTCAGTTTATTTTCTAATACGAGTCTGAGACAGTGGTAAATACATGATTGGTTCGTTAGGAAGATCAGTTTACACAGTAAAAAAAACTGCTAAATTGACTAGTGTAAAATATACATGTTATCAACGAGTGGCctataagtaaaaaaaattcaaaattaaattaaatttgaaataCAAAGTAAAATTGGATAGTTTTGTAAAAATCTATGCCCttctaattttgtaattaaacttttaatctTAATTTAAGAATACTTAGTAAGAAATGATACGTAGTAAGAGTGATTTCGACGGTGGGATGTCTGCGCCCCTGCAGGCCGCTTGTCCCGCACCCTGGCCTGGGGTTTACTCTCCCACAACATTTTattgttgataaaaaaaatattttatttaagcgGTTACATCAGAATTCTGTTTGCAGGTGATGATATAGAGTGACAGTCATGACGACGGATGAAAATTAAAGATAATCTTGAACTACTCATTTTTTGCTCataaataacaacaaactaaaattttataaatattttgttaACATGAGATTAAATATGCAAACTCTGTGTCAGTATCATCAACTTAGAAAACCAATAACAAATgagaatttttaaatttgaacatgatcatcatcatcatatCATATCCCTCAATTCTCCATCAAAAAAACTGGTTCTCTTTCTCTGCTTAAACAGAAATACAACCATAAGACAAAGCCATCAACAGAAAAGCAGcttgttcttcttctccaagcttATTATCTCTACCAGAAATCCTTAATCCTAACTTTAACTTGCTTCTGCTACTTTTCCCAATCTTTCTCCTATTTCTCTCCTCTCTCCCTTGCTCCAAACCAACGAGCGTTCTCGTCTTCTTCCTGTGCCTAATTCCACACGCGTTACACAACGTCTGCACACCGAAACGCACATCAGAAAACACTATTTCTAAACGGAAACAGAAATTTTAAGATCAAACAAACCTTGGGACCAGCTGGACCGCCTCTCCAGCAGGGAGTTTTTGTGGTGTGGCAATCTGAACAGCTTTTCTTCTGCTCATTATACTTGCTATTCGAATTCGTTTCCTCTGATTCGTGAGCCTGATTGAAATCAAtaatcataatcataatcataatcaatAAGTAATTACAGGAAAGGAATGGAGAAAGATGAGATCGAACTTACATTTTGATTCAAATCTATGACCATCATACTCGCCATATCGACAAGAGACGTGAAATCGATTGAGGAATGAAGGATTTAGGAGTGAATCGGTGAAGAGAAAGACATGTGGTTAGGTAAGATCATTAAATGGAAGGAATGTTTGAAGAATTTATGGAGGAACAGAGAGAGATTTGGGGGTTTTAATGGAggggggaagaagaagagggaaaCAGGGGAATATGGAAGAGGGAAGATGGGGGGAGTGTGTGTAGGAAATGAATACACATTTTGGATTTAATCTAGTAAATATGTAATCCACTCGCCCAATTCTGGTTGTTGATGTTAGTTGCGGCGGCAAAACCCTAATTCTAAATCATTTTGTTATTTGCCCAAATTACCCTCTTCGTACAACTCATCTTCTCCCTCCCTCCACTCCTCAAACATTGCAAAATGTTAAATGCACATTATCTATATATGTTAATTTAATACTAGCATGGAATCAATTCTTTAATTAGATAttcttaaataagaaaaaaatttaatcacatatattttgaaattatttaaAGATTAGTGAAGCAAAATGTTCCTCAGTTTTTATTATCTCCCAATAATTGTTTTGTGGATACTTATTAATAAATTCcaaggccctgtttgggaattagctgttagctgattacattagctgatttgactagctgtttgtatagacctgtttggtaaaaattagctgattgataatagcggtttgtgcaaaaagacgaataagggcattagtTTTGGTGCAGAAGAAGAGAGAGTCTATTTATTAGGGtcaaagaagtccattaattttaatattgcaaaatgctaattgaaaaagctcattttaagagctttttataAATTAGCGTTTTATGccaaaactctctctcaaacctctctccaccaaacactccaattagcggtttcagtggtcaaacctctaaagttggtcaaaaccgttctttttatcccaaaacgctctttaccaaacagggcctaaaTAACTGTGACAGTGTATTGATACTTAGtacaaaatttataaaaaaaacataacactaTTTGGGTGAATAGGACGCTTGAAGATCAAtcagatttatatatatatatatatattttttaagagtaaacaaattattaataaaatgattaaaataTGTTATACTATTTAATAATCATAAATGATTAAAATTTCTTTATGTTatactatttaaaaataataataataataaatgatttaatataaaaaaaacataaatatttaaaatatatcattttttatataatgtATCCTTTAAAAATGTGTTAAACACAAAATTTCATACACCATTTTTAAAAAGTAAGAAATAATGTTCATACTTaatataatttaacaaaaactaTCTAATGTTTTTAAAATCTTAAATCATATTATAAACAAACAAGTACAGAACGCAATTAAAATAcatttgaaaataataaacataactCACCAACAATCATGCGATAATATTAAAAAGTGAAatataataaaacaataaaaattagggataaggtgcaaatttgcccctaacgtttttgAGGAGGATCAGATTTACCCCTTAAGTATAAAATAGCAAAATTTTAGGTCTATGGTTTTTCTAAAGGTGCAATTTTAGACCTGTTGGATGGAAAACTTTAACACTGTTAAAATTGTATGTCATGTCAGAAATTTATATTTGGGATTGTCACGTGGAATTACACCCATCCTTCCATCTTCTTCCCCGTAATCGTGATTCAGCAGATTCGCCTCCTTCTTAATTGCAATTTTGAATATGCTCTCTTTCATCTTCTTCCGTTCAGTCACGATTAcgctcttcttcttcccttcaatTGCTATTTTGATTCTGCTCTcatctccttctccttcttagCTTCAATCGTGATTTTGCTTATTTTCAAAATCTTCATTTGTCGAATACGGTTGATTTAAAGAGTTTGGCTGTGCAGAAATCACTTGGCGCTGCGTATCAGAATGCTGGACTGAAGGAATTGACATTGCATATTTTGGGGGCAGAAATTGAAGAGTATCACATTGAGCAGATGGGATTCTACTTTGCTTATTTTCAAAATCTCTATATGTCGAATTTTCTTGACATAACAATTTATTGTCTCGCATTGGATTTTGCTTCTTTTTTTCCTCACTGGTTCTCGataattgattttgaatttGGGCAGTGGAAGGAAGATGAAGAGCCTCGTTCAGAAATTAAACGATGCATAATCACAGTAATTAGAGTGTAATTAAGAAAGGATGAGTGTAATTTCAAATTTTCTGACATGGCATACCCATTTAACTGACATGGCATACAATTTTAACAGtgttaaagtttttcatccaaCAGGCCTAAAATTGCACCTTTAGAAAAACCATAGACCTAAAATTTTGCTATTTCATACTTAAGGGGTAAATGTGATCCTCCCtaaaaacgttaggggcaaatttgcaccttatccctaaaaattaatataatagtaaaaaaaattgttctaAATGGGGCCAAACCGGCCATAGGCAGTCTAGGCGTTTTTTTCTTGAATATTGCCCGATATCGCATGTAtttaaaaaaactgaaaatgaactatttatttttatttttaatgtgttttaatttttttgatcACCTCGAGTGATTTAGAATGTTTGTAAAATATATTGAtggtttgttaaatttgtaatttattttcttatgtGTTGATTCTAAACCAATATGTTACCGGGTATCGCAAATTAAATGTGACAAAAATAagattaaaaaattatacatgTTAGGATAATGGGATAATCgtctaatttaaaaaataaataagtaaggTTATGAGATTGAAATACCCATAAACAGCTTTAGTAGAAGTCGGTTGTGCCCGCGTAGGACCTCCCATTTTGGGAAGCTTctaatccaaatttttttttataaaatttaaattttgttttaattacaCTACAATAATTACTAAGATCGTAGTATTTCACACTTGCGTTTTTTTtgacttttcctttctttttgtttgttctctttcctcttctcttgttctaacactcactttttttcttttattaatatattgcgggtttgtcagttctttgGCCATGTGTGCTCACtccgcccaagttctgtctcgtcccaatttctataaaaaaaaactaagatcTCAATTGTTAAAATTATACACATAAATAGTTATTATCTCGTATCTAAATTTCATAGTAATcatatattgaaaataataatacatcTGCTAAATGGAAtcgaaaattgaaaaattaggACCTCTTAAACTTTGCTAGAAAAATTGATTGACCTCCTAAACTTTAAGAATGTCTCGTTGGCTCTTACATTTGCctaaaatgttttattaaccCCTAAGTACACGTGGCAAGACAATGAGAGATTTGGACAAATTTTAAGTAAGTTTGAGTGGATAATAGATCATTGAACCACTTAAGAGgacaaatatgtcaatttaaacaagtttatgtGGTAATGAGTCATTATAAGCAAATTTAGAGGACTCAAAGGATTTCCTTAAAGTTCAGGATGTCAATCAATTTTTATGGCCAAGTTCAAAGGGCCTCGTGATGTATTCAACCTAACAATAACATATATAAGTTACAAATTTAGCCTCTATGTACaaactaatataattttaagaTTAACACTCATCGAACAGTGCAATTTCAAACATCTCAACGGAAATGAGTTATTGGGTGATAAGGATTCTAGAAGTTGGAGGGTAGCCAGAACATGAATTTCCACatgaaaaaaacatatttttcaTTAATGAGACTTG encodes:
- the LOC136220319 gene encoding GATA transcription factor 15-like, with the translated sequence MASMMVIDLNQNAHESEETNSNSKYNEQKKSCSDCHTTKTPCWRGGPAGPKTLCNACGIRHRKKTRTLVGLEQGREERNRRKIGKSSRSKLKLGLRISGRDNKLGEEEQAAFLLMALSYGCISV